TGTGCGAGGGAGACGCCATGGTGACGTGAGACATTGTGAATAAGCGTAACCTGGCAGTGACCCCAGCCtgcatatgtgtgcgtgtgcgtgtgtgtgtgtgtgcgcgcgggcGCTGCGATTTAATGAATGGGAAGCCGTGAGTCATCAGACTCGAGTCCTGAGCAGGAGCACGATactgtctctcacacacaaacacaatccatCACCGGGCATCATGCGCACGTGAGAGCGTCACAGTCTTGACAGCCCGGCCGGCCATTTGTCATTGTCAGAAGTTATGCTGTTTCCCGGCGACTTCCAGGAGATCGGTGGTGGATGTGCTGGTGTTTTATTTTCGGGAATACAATTCTAATGCGTGTCCCTATTTTTACAGCCGGTTCTGGATCGCTCCAAGGCCCCCAGACTCCTCAGTCCACCAGTAGTTCCATGGCAGAAGGGGGAGAACTGAAGCCTCCCACCCCGGCCTCCACCCCGCACACCCAGATGCCTCCCATGCCTGGTGCCAGGTATGACTCGGACATGACGTTACTACAATAAACTGTACAAGCCAAAATACCACATTTTCtcaaggctggatttacaccggACGGTTCAAGTGACaccattcaaattgtttttctccCAAGTGTTGCAATAGGATATGCCTCATGGGAGCcaaaatagaacaaaaacacACGGAATCGGGAATCAGACCTCTTCGAAATGTGTATAAAAAATCTGATGCATATCGGATATCTGCCAATGCCCATGCAGTGTAAACACGCAGATTGGATGTGCCCCGTCAATGCCGTGCTTGACGTCATCGAAATACACGACTTGTTGATGTAGTTACAGCGGCGTCTgcccaaataaacaaataaaaaaactaggctttacacaatcaggatttttggggccgatcagcgggttgaaaaaccattttgtccttataatacagtcggcgcgatccactcttgttgtcgctgccacggtaacgagtgtatctggccGCAGTTGGGTTgacaatgattgtaaaaaacgggatgcggttgTATCTAATAGTACCTAATAGATGGCGTGTCTTCTTATTCGATTAATTGCCTCATCGAATGCAACCAGTGGAGCTCAAGTttgcttgtcacaaaataattcacactcGTTCAGCTTCTTACTTTTAGGCAAGTTGTCTGAATGCGTCACGTTTGCTAACCTGTCGCTCTTTCAACCCTGATGATGTACAGCGAGCAGTTCGGGCACACTCTATATCTTGCTTTGCAGGCTCACTTTGTAGTATCTTTCGGCTTGCCTTGACTGTTTCCACATCTTATTCTATGCCTCCTTTTCGTTAACGAGCACCGGAAGATCGCGTAAACTTGTGGCCATTTCGAACACAAGTTTTAGGGACAAAAGTGTCGCCCACGACAGGGCACAGACTTGCATGAAGCaagctctttttctttttttcttccccccctctaataattttatttttttatttatttttaggagTAGCGTCAATCTGCAGGACCCCTTTGCCGACGGCGGCGACCCGGCATTTTCCAGGAGGAACGCCATGACCCCCAACTCTCAGAACTACCAGCCCGGAATGGGCGGCCCCGAGGTGATGGGTCGGATGGGTCCCTACGAGTCCAGCAAGGACCCCTTTGGCGGCATGAGGAAAGGTGAATGGACCCAGCAGCCAAGTTTGAATCGCATGCTGAAGGGAAGCTAAcgatatttgtttttacttaagCTGGAGAACAGTTCATGCCACCCGGTCCTAACAGCGGGATGGGCGAACAGTACAACAGAGGCCCACCGGGACCCATGggaaatctgccattggggcAGAGGCAACAATATCCCTATGGCTATGACCGCAGGTACAAATTGGATTATGGGATTTCTCTTGGGGTTTTTCTGTGACCTGCTGTGggattaaatacataaatataaacatacaGGCAAGAGTCAAGCATGGGCCCCGACGGCAGCATGGGACCCGGAGCGGCTCAGCCCAACATGATGCCTTCCGGAGCCGACGCGGGGATGTACTCGCCCAGCCGACCGCCTCCCCAGCAACGGTGATGATTTGAGATTTGACATTTAGCTTGTCAAACGCaccttttatgttgtttttcaaacGTATGTGCGAGACATGGACTATGACAGTTTCAGATCATGACCGTCATCCAAAGATTATCACGATTATCGGTATTATCACCATAAGAAATCATTGCAGCACTTCTAATTTTGAATACGACAaaaagtgtgtatatatatatatatatatatatatatatatatatatatatatatatatatatatatacactttttgACACTGGAAATTGTAAACAGCAACACCCACATTTAATTTTCATGCATTCAAGACCCctcaaaatgtacttaaattgaCTAAGATGACGGTTTTATATGCGATAGTGGTGTGACTCAATGACAACCATTCAGCTAATTATTTAGACACTTTGTAATTGTGTCGCTCTTCTAAAAGCCATACAAATTACACTAAATACGCTATTAATAGTCATTAGAATTGGAAAGATTATTACAAACGGTAATACCGAAAACAATATTATACCTCGTATGTGCAATGAATGAACTTCTTTATTTGTGCGGGTCCCTAGACACGACTCCTATGCCAATCAGTATCCTGGCCAAGGAGCGCCCCCTGGTGGTCCATATTCAAACCAGCAGCCAGGAATGTATCCACAGCAACAACCGGTAAGGACATTcagattcaaaataaaagattacGGAAACATTGAGTTTTCAGGACAATAAAGAGGATGCTTGGTTCCACACAGAACTACAAGCGTCCCGTGGACGGCGGCTACGGCCCCCCCGCCAAGCGCCACGAGGGGGAAATGTACAACGTCCCTTACAGCGGTCAGCAGCCCCCAGGACCTCAATCTTCCGGGCCTCAGGGCCAGCAGGACATGTATAATCAGTACAACGCCTACCCCGGAGGGGAGCGGAGGCCCCCGGGTCCGCAGAACCAGTTCCCCTTTCCCTTCGGCCGGGACCGCGGACCTTCGTCCGGCGGGCCCAATTCCCAGTCGCCGATGCCCCCGCAGATGATGGCGAGCCCCATGCCCTCGGGTCCCGACGGCCCCCAGGGCCCCATTTGGCAAGGCCGCAACGAAATGGGCTACCCCAACTATCACAACCGCCAGGGGCCCCccgtgcccggccaggcccccgGCTACCACGGCATGAACCGCTCCGAGGAGATGATGCCGTCGGATCAGCGCATGAACCACGACGGCCCCTGGCCCGGCCACGTCAACCAGAGGCAACCGCCCTTCGGCCCCGGCGGTTCCGGGCCCCCCATGACGAGACCCCTGCCGTCGACTTATCAGACGTCGCAGAACCATATTGCTCAGGTGTCCAGTCCGGCGCCCGTGCCCCGGCCCATGGAGAGCAGGACGTCGCCCAGCAAGTCCCCCTACATGCATCCGGGCATCAAAGTGCAGAAAGCCGGACCTCCGGTGCCCGCCTCCCACATTGGACAGGCGCCCGTGCAGCAGCCAATGATGCGGCGAGACGCGGGCTTTCCTCCCGGCTCCGTGGAATGCTCACAACCGCACCTCAAGCCACGAAGAAGGCTAACCATGAAGGACATCGGTATGCAACTGCCATTCTTTTCAATACGTCACCACGCGCCTTTGTTTCTGGAGCTAATTGGCTTATTCTGTCAATGCCAAATGCACTAACGCTATAGGTAATTGCTCATTAAGTCCTTTCAGCTTTAACTATAGAAGAAGAGGGAAATAAtgatataataatgtgttactagaaatgaaataataaaataaatacgagGTAAAGTCCTAAGTGTAGTTTGAGGTGGGGAAGCCTATTTTAAAATGGGGGGAAATgctaaatgattaaatgattaCTAAAGAAATATGACATCAAATGGCGATTTCTTGATGAAGTGCTTTAGTTTTTAAAGTTTAGGGTAACAGCCTGGACTAAaaataggatttaaaaaaaaataaaaaaataaataataaataaataatttattattaaaataatttataccTAAACATAAatggaagcatttttttttttcataaaaaatatttgtattttgggaAAATCCGTCACTAagaataaatgaaagaaaagttaCAATTTTAAGTTTAGttaaatgaaagaatgaaatATCAGGGGAAAAATGTATAGTTTGGGGGAAAAAGgttactgacaaaaaaaaaacaattgaacacTTAATTCAAAGTGTAGTTTGGGGTGAGGGGAAAAAGGACAGAGAAGTATAGTAATACATTTTTGGCATGTTATGATCTCCAGTGCGCAACCATTTGttcagttgttttgtttgtggcttttttttttgactctgtTGTGTGTTGACAGGCACGCCTGAAGCGTGGCGCGTGATGATGTCACTAAAGTCAGGGTTGCTAGCGGAGAGCACCTGGGCCTTGGACACCATCAACATCTTACTCTATGACGACAATAGCATCACCACTTTTAACTTATGCCAGGTAGCTTCTATAAACCCAAGATTCCAAACCGCTGTGCCGAGGACATCGTCTTTTGTCTTTTGCTGACTGGATTTCTATTTCGCAGCTCCCTGGTTTCCTGGAGCTGGTGGTGGAGTACTTCAGACGGTGCCTGATCGAGATCTTCGGCATCCTGAAGGAGTACGAAGTGGGCGACCCCGGCCAGCGCACCCTCCTCGACCCCGACGCCGCCGAAGACTCTGACGAAGACGTGCCGATGCCCGAGGGAGAGGTCGTCGACACGGACGAAgaggacgacgacgaagacGAAGAGGCGGCCGACACCGGGGTGCGGgtgaaggaagaggaggaggaggagaggtcCCAGAAAGACGGGGGCGAGGGCGAGGAAAAGCTGCGGGTCAAGGAACCTGCTACCTCAGGGTCTTCCCAGGACTCCAACGCGGAGAAGCCCAAACAGGCGAGCAAGTTCGACAAACTCCCCATCAAGGTGGTGCGCAAAAAGAACCCCTTCCAGGGCAGCCACGCGTCCAAGCTGGGCCAGCGGCAGAGCTTCAACAGCGGCCTGGTCCACTGGAGCGTGGGCGGCGGCGACATCACCGAGCACATCCAGACCCACTTCGAGAGCCGCGTCAGCCGCCTTAAGGCCCGCAAGCGCTCGCCCAAGGAGACCAGACCGGGGACGGACATCCCGCGGTCCGTGGTTCCGCAGCTCCCGACGGCCGCGGGCGCGCCGGTGACCGCCACCATCGACGACGTCCTGTCGGCGCGGCCCGGTTCGGTCACGGAGGAGGCGGTGCGAGGCGGCGCCGAGGAGCAGAAGGAGAACGGCAAGTACCTGTTCAGCATCAACCCCGAGCTGCAGAGCCGGCGCAACGTGAAGATCCTGGAGGACGAGCCGCACAGCAAGGACGAGACGCCGCTCAGCACGCTGGCCGACTGGCAGGAATCGCTGGCGCGGCGCTGCGTCTGCGTGTCCAACATCGTGCGCAGCCTGTCCTTCGTGCCCGGCAACGACCAGGAGATGTCCAAGCACCCGGGTCTGCTTCTGCTTTTGGGCCGCCTGGTTCTGCTGCACCACCGGCACCCCGAGCGCAAGCAGGCGCCCGTCACCTACGagaaggaggacgaggaggacgagGGCGTGAGCTGCGAGCGCGACGAGTGGTGGTGGGACTGCCTGGAGGTTCTGCGGGAGAACTGCCTGGTGACTTTGGCCAACATCTCGGGCCAGCTGGACCTGTCGGTGTACTCGGAGAGCATTTGCCTGCCGCTTCTGGACGGGCTGCTCCACTGGGCCGTGTGCCCCTCGGCCGAGGCCCTGGACCCCTTCCCCACGCTGGGCCCGCACGGCTCGCTGTCGCCGCAGAGACTGGTCCTGGAGACCCTGAGCAAGCTGAGCATCCAGGACAACAACGTGGACCTGATCCTGGCCACGCCGCCCTTCAGCCGCCTGGAGAAGCTGTACGGCGCCCTGGTGCGGCTGGTGGGCGAGCGCAAGGCGGCCGTTTGCCGCGAGATGGCCGTGGTGCTGCTGGCCAACTTGGCGCACGGCGACAGCCTGGCGGCGCGCGCCATCGCCGTGCAGAAGGGCAGCGTGGGCAACCTGCTGGGCTTCCTGGAGGACAGCCTGGCCGCCACGCAGTACCAGCAGAGCCAGAGCACGCTGCTCCAGATGCAGGCGCACTTTGAGCCCACCAGCGTGGACATGATGCGCAGGGCGGCGCGGGCCCTCCACGCCCTGGCCCGGCTGGAGGAGAACCACTCCGAGTTCACGCTGTACGAGTCGCGGCTGCTGGACGTGTCCGTGTCGCCGCTCATGAACTCGACCGTGTCGCAGGTCATCTGCGACGTACTCTTCCTCGTCGGCCAGTCATGACAGCCGTGGAGGCCCTCCTTCCGTTCCCCTTGCGCCCTGACTTTTTTGTGAGCGAAACTTTTGACtgtcctactttttttttttattattatttatgcaaAATCACCTCGGATTCCACTGTCTTTCTCCCTCTACTGCGAAAAGGAAGGAATACCATGAAGTAGAAAGATGACCGCAGGAGAAGAATGGATGGGGAACCCCCCCTTCCctcgcaccccccccccccccccttcccacgCTTAGCCCTGAAACgacttgttttttaatgaaaatagaaaaatatccagaaaaaaaataactgtaaCCAAAGTTGCTGTCTCGTTTACAGTCAGTTTTGGGGAAGCTTGCTTTCTCCCCCCGAGGCGAGGTCTCGGGATTGCTGTAAtgccccaccccccgccccctcctacACACACACGAACCACATTCGGGGGGCTGACATGTGTGCTCTCCTGTGCAGTAGATtgtaggactttttttttttccttccctgtACTGTACACCTTCAAAGAAAGTGTCGACATACTGTAATAATACTGTTTCACACTGAGATACGCCGGCTTGGCAGCAAACTGTAGTTTTTGTCGAAAGCGAcggccccccccaccccccaaagtACGGTGAACCTACAACACCCcgacctcttcttcttctcttttgtcCCTTGATTGTATGACTTCTTCTGAGGACTGCTCCTCGGCGCTAGATCCAAGCAGACCCACCCGGCTGCGCTGTATATATACCATGTTGTACATGAATTACACACCCCTCTATCTCTCGCGCGTGCGCTCCCTTTCTTTTCGTTCTCAATTCTGTCGCTTCACCGTTTTTAAAAATTACCACTTaacacacacaagacacacGAGACTGTCTGGTGCGGCTGTAgagaatataacaaaaaaaaaaatcatgtctgAGTAACAGCTAGACCTTGAAGAAaaagttttgggttttttttgtttttgttttttttccagtgatgCGGATTCTGCATATTTGTATTTCAGATGTAGCTAAAAACTTGATGTAAAGTTCCTACCCCTGCccccttcccttttttttcctcccccaagACCCACCTGCCCTTTTTTTGGCTCAATGAATATCATTTATTCAGTATCAAATCTTTATACTATATGTTCCACGTGTtaagaataaatgtacattaaatCTTGCTAAGAGCTTTGCTGTGGATTTATTCAGTACCTGTGTTGAAAGTAGGATTTTATATTCCTCAACTAAAAGGGCCACTATTTGTGGAAATGTGATATTGTTCGCCCGCTTTTGAGATCAAGCCTTTCCATTAATGGCACAAACCGGAGTAGTAGTatttaattgcctatagataccacatgatggcagcaaagcaccacTTTTGGGGGAAATAACAGAGGCTAGTGAAGATGCAGcgtaacactttttttgtttgtccagTTCCAATTTATGTACATGCACTACCATTCAAAGGTTGTCACTTAGTAGTCttatttgataattttttttacattaatgcACCTTAATGaagcttttctttcaaaaaggaCATTTCTAAATGACTGAACAAATCTTTGAACTGTAgcgtatataaatgtatattctAGTCCTGAAAAATCTGTAATAGATGAATTTACAGTGTGAAATTCCATAGATATGCTAGTGATGGTTAGCAGACATGGCAATTGATTTAAACTGCATCCAGAAACAAGCACAGCTTGTCTGCTCTGTAGGactaacattttttaatttgttaacTTTTATCAaacgtacattttttttgtgctgcaaCTATCCCACACTGAAacacaaaatttaaaatgttgccCCCATGTCAGCtttgaaaatcaaatgtttGAGCGCCAACATTTCCCCACCCTTGTACTAGAACTCCAAAAACAAAGTGTATGATTGTGAGAATATTGTCACAAAGTATAAAAGCCAAGGCCTTTTTCAAGTatagtttttgggggggaatgatGCCGGCCGGCCATAAAGTTTAaattttattccaaaatgtGTCGTCCCAGTATGCCATACAACGGTGacccactagatggcagcagcgCTACAAGTGTTAGGAGTGGGAGAAGAACCTTTAATGAAATCACTTATACAAACATGTtgatacgctgccatccaaggtaCAGAATTACTTTGTCTTCCAATCTCTGAACCTCACTGATGGGATGTTTTTGCAGTGGGCGAAGCCATCTTGGAAATTAGAGTTGGCTCAGTATTGCGCTGAACTCAGGAAATGTAAAAAGGCTTGCCGCCATCTGTCAAAACTAAATCTGCAAGACCAGTATTCAGCTGAAACGGTATACCTTCTATTAATTTCtacacggaaaaaaaaaaaaaaaaaccctctggTTCCAATTTGCGAGAGTTAAGTACTGAGTGagaatgttacaaaaagtaGCACACAGATGAGTTTAGattatgtacatttttattttccaaaaacactAAAATGGCAATCCATCGTCACTCCTGTTGGAAAGAGGGAGACATATTTGAGATCGTGTTAAAACTGTACGTTCGAGTGGACGTTACCATGTTCAGGGTCGCAGCTTGATTCTGGCCCACTTGGTCCCCGAGTGAGCCCAGCTGGTGGCAGGCTTGTGGAGGGCCCCCCTTTGAGTCTTCTGGGACGCGGGGTCCTTCAGGCGCCTGATGGAGACGCCACCGTAGCGGTTTGGGATGATCAGGACGTTTGTGGGGGCGTAGCGTTGCCTGTCGGACTGGCCGCCGCTTGCCCACTGCTCTTTTTTGCTTTGGACCCCAACCTGACCCCGGTTGTAGTAGTTGTAGGTTTTTTTCTGATGTCTTCCTGGTTTTTGACCAATCGAGACTTTGACGGCAGCCCCTTTGGCTGATGTCTGCATGTTGGCCAAGAACTTGCGTTTGCCGTAACCTGTCGCGAACAAGCTGGACGACGACTTGGAGTGGTCCCCACTGATCGGTTTCTTGAGTCCGGTATGCGGTTTGAATCTGCTCAGAGAGCCGGAACTCGCAATGGCTGTCGAGAGGAACGCCCGCTCGGGTTTTACGGGCACCGCTTTCTTGAGGGGCGCGGCCACGGGGCGGCGTCGAACCACCTTGAGTGACGAGTAG
This window of the Phyllopteryx taeniolatus isolate TA_2022b chromosome 21, UOR_Ptae_1.2, whole genome shotgun sequence genome carries:
- the arid1ab gene encoding AT-rich interactive domain-containing protein 1A isoform X4 → MAAQVASVASLNASPPSELKKPDRDSQEESAPGEKQQQHENKEAGPDGGSPGRKELQDGGDAAGGGGDPDMKNGNGNLPRVNNNSSNQNDSGGPEGNNHPGVGHHHSGPFPPPPYGYNQHYSRAPFHQHGGQQSPGMAAAPGPGMMDPYPANSHEHGYPNHYNNYSPFQSRTSYQGQGYGAMSSPRNSQPPAAGGQPGKQQQQPAAAAAGGGGMAAAAAASYNNQRYNMGSQQPTSTPTLNQLLTSPSLARSYPNYPQGDYNNQEGGTKSAAVVAAAAAAGDLVSGYSGVHPGWQQRALHPPPMSPGNTAQAPSRNQPASPMDQVGKMRGQPYGGPNPYSQQQQQQQQQGPPTGPGPQQVSSYPGQGYGPPGPQRYPMGMQGRTPGTMGTMQYGQQDLSGSIDDLPTGTEGALSPGVSTSGVSSSQGEQSNPAQSPFSPHTSPHLSGIRGPSPSPVGSPASVTPSRTGPLSPAAVPGNQMPPRPPSVQSDSIMHSSMNQSPMGQDRVYMRNPQMPPYGSPGQPGSALSPRQSSGSQMHSGMGPYPQNNSMGNYGPQGGQYGPQGYPRPPGYSGMPNANYPSGPGMGGSLNPMPGQGSGAPYGNMPPGGRVVPGQMGTRPYGPGMGSNMGNIPPQVVSGMCPPPGMNRKDGGPSMHHGPTNSIHNRPPGYPMSQGMIGSASPYGPVMNSMHGMMNQGGPGPYPMGANMGNNTPGMAPSSEFGMDKINQAQKMNNKVDGTPKPETKKKSSSSTITNEKITRLYELGPEPERKMWVDRYLAFTEEKAMGMNNLPAVGRKPLDLFRLYVSVKEIGGLTQVNKNKKWRELATNLNVGTSSSAASSLKKQYIQCLYAFECKIERGEEPPPDFFNTDTKKSQPKIQPPSPAGSGSLQGPQTPQSTSSSMAEGGELKPPTPASTPHTQMPPMPGARSSVNLQDPFADGGDPAFSRRNAMTPNSQNYQPGMGGPEVMGRMGPYESSKDPFGGMRKAGEQFMPPGPNSGMGEQYNRGPPGPMGNLPLGQRQQYPYGYDRRQESSMGPDGSMGPGAAQPNMMPSGADAGMYSPSRPPPQQRHDSYANQYPGQGAPPGGPYSNQQPGMYPQQQPNYKRPVDGGYGPPAKRHEGEMYNVPYSGQQPPGPQSSGPQGQQDMYNQYNAYPGGERRPPGPQNQFPFPFGRDRGPSSGGPNSQSPMPPQMMASPMPSGPDGPQGPIWQGRNEMGYPNYHNRQGPPVPGQAPGYHGMNRSEEMMPSDQRMNHDGPWPGHVNQRQPPFGPGGSGPPMTRPLPSTYQTSQNHIAQVSSPAPVPRPMESRTSPSKSPYMHPGIKVQKAGPPVPASHIGQAPVQQPMMRRDAGFPPGSVECSQPHLKPRRRLTMKDIGTPEAWRVMMSLKSGLLAESTWALDTINILLYDDNSITTFNLCQLPGFLELVVEYFRRCLIEIFGILKEYEVGDPGQRTLLDPDAAEDSDEDVPMPEGEVVDTDEEDDDEDEEAADTGVRVKEEEEEERSQKDGGEGEEKLRVKEPATSGSSQDSNAEKPKQASKFDKLPIKVVRKKNPFQGSHASKLGQRQSFNSGLVHWSVGGGDITEHIQTHFESRVSRLKARKRSPKETRPGTDIPRSVVPQLPTAAGAPVTATIDDVLSARPGSVTEEAVRGGAEEQKENGKYLFSINPELQSRRNVKILEDEPHSKDETPLSTLADWQESLARRCVCVSNIVRSLSFVPGNDQEMSKHPGLLLLLGRLVLLHHRHPERKQAPVTYEKEDEEDEGVSCERDEWWWDCLEVLRENCLVTLANISGQLDLSVYSESICLPLLDGLLHWAVCPSAEALDPFPTLGPHGSLSPQRLVLETLSKLSIQDNNVDLILATPPFSRLEKLYGALVRLVGERKAAVCREMAVVLLANLAHGDSLAARAIAVQKGSVGNLLGFLEDSLAATQYQQSQSTLLQMQAHFEPTSVDMMRRAARALHALARLEENHSEFTLYESRLLDVSVSPLMNSTVSQVICDVLFLVGQS